The following are from one region of the Oryzias latipes chromosome 12, ASM223467v1 genome:
- the sbno1 gene encoding protein strawberry notch homolog 1 isoform X2, translated as MCNGWMEGPVERVKLPVQSRGLGRLKKCPHLQMDPGQDLLLAALSESGICPNDLGLLDVDPQDGTQPSTAQQSISISALDVGAGGESGEAARHEPPATLPIVTVRLNQLPSLGSATTKPSVVNPIKHTITVTKVVHVANSVLRGSPTLSSSSVPPSVSAVVPSSKDQIQLKDLLRTGNVKTTVLKGNSLMELMKLKPPPDIAPPVATAAAVASPGETNNGIKKEVLVKDAPRIWIKDEAKLPNFIHSVKAPGMREEEEPEEEEEDELGHAETYAEYMPMKLKIGLRHPDPVVETSSLSSVNPPDVWYRLSIPEEVIDRGWLSALQLEAITYAAQQHETFLPSGDRAAYLIGDGAGVGKGRTIAGIIYENYLLGRKRSLWFSVSNDLKYDAERDLRDIGAKNIQVHSLNKFKYGKISSKHNGSVKKGVIFATYSSLIGESQSGGKYKTRFQQLLHWCGEDFDGVIVYDECHKAKNVCPIGSSKPTKTGLAVLELQNKLPKARVVYASATGASEPRNMAYMNRLGIWGHKTPFREFSNFIQAVERRGVGAMEIVAMDMKLRGMYIARQLSFTGVTFKIEEVPLSQRYIDMYNKSVRLWVHARERFQQAASLMDAEQRMKKSMWGQFWSAHQRFFKYLCIASKVRRVVQLTREEVHNGKCVVIGLQSTGEARTLEALEEGGGELNDFVSTAKGVLQSLVEKHFPAPDRQKLYSLLGIDLSAKKTPSPSDATVEPEKKGQKRKGSEVKKQQQKKKPRLHGGLSGTSSEESESEESGKDSDDSFKSVSSADEDDDFNPFRDESDDEEEDDPWLIRKEPKKGKKKKEKKKRRKSIDPDSIQSALLASGLGSTRPAFTAPVNPPSAPATVKAESPDSCLTSQDAVEHAQKMKRELLEELEEVAEELPPNTLDELIDELGGPENVAEMTGRKGRVVSNGDGSITYESRSELDVPVEILNLTEKQRFMDGEKNIAIISEAASSGISLQADRRVKNQRRRVHMTLELPWSADRAIQQFGRTHRSNQVTAPEYVFLISELAGEQRFASIVAKRLESLGALTHGDRRATETRDLSRFNFDNKYGRNALEIVMKSIVKLDAALVPPPADFKGDFFKEIQSGLIGVGLISVEDRSGALSLDKDYNNIGKFLNRILGMEVHQQNALFQYFSDTLAAVIQEAKKNGRYDMGILDLGSGDEKVKKIDCRKFLTPGYTASGHVELHTVSVERGMSWEEATHAWAEQNGSDDGFYVQMRNNKKTAILVKEVNPKKRLFLVYRPNTGRQLKLETYVDIKKKFKKVLSEDAKQHWTDQYTLSAKICSHAYWRGNCKKASVGLQCEVGLRCRSYYVLCGSVLSVWNELEEVLTPVGGTNVKVQIVRLRTDDGQRIVGLIIPANCVSPLINKLSTSDQSQQLAVQEQQKRQQLHPQSLSHALNT; from the exons ATGTGTAATGGTTGGATGGAGGGACCGGTTGAGCGTGTGAAGCTCCCCGTTCAGAGTAGAGGACTGGGAAGGTTGAAAAAGTGTCCTCACTTGCAGATGGATCCTGGACAGGATTTACTTCTTGCTGCTCTGAGTGAGAGTGGGATCTGCCCAAATGATCTCGGCTTGTTAGACGTGGATCCTCAGGATGGGACGCAGCCTTCCACCGCCCAGCAA TCGATCTCTATCAGTGCGCTGGATGTCGGTGCTGGAGGAGAGTCGGGGGAGGCCGCTCGCCACGAGCCTCCCGCCACCCTCCCCATCGTTACAGTCAGG CTGAACCAGCTGCCGTCGTTGGGAAGCGCCACGACCAAACCGTCTGTGGTCAACCCCATCAAACACACCATAACTGTCACTAAGGTGGTCCATGTGGCCAATTCAGTGCTGCGAGGTTCTCCCACCCTCTCGTCCTCCAGCGTTCCTCCATCCGTGTCCGCCGTAGTGCCTTCTAGCAAAGACCAG ATTCAGCTAAAAGACCTCCTCCGAACGGGAAACGTGAAGACCACGGTCCTGAAAGGCAACAGCCTGATGGAGCTCATGAAGCTCAAACCTCCACCCGACATCGCTCCACCTGTggcgacagcagcagcagtcgcCAGTCCAG GGGAAACGAACAACGGAATCAAGAAAGAGGTTTTGGTCAAAGATGCTCCCAGGATCTGGATCAAAGATGAAGCTAAACTTCCCAACTTCATCCACTCTGTG AAAGCTCCTGGGATGAGAGAAGAGGAAGAAcccgaggaggaagaggaagatgaaCTCGGCCATGCAGAGACGTATGCAGAGTACATGCCCATGAAAT TGAAGATCGGCCTGCGGCACCCGGATCCGGTGGTGGAGACCAGCTCTCTGTCCAGCGTGAACCCGCCGGACGTTTGGTACAGGCTGTCCATCCCGGAGGAGGTCATCGATCGGGGCTGGTTGTCGGCGCTGCAGCTGGAGGCCATCACGTATGCAGCTCAG CAACATGAAACATTCCTTCCCAGCGGCGACCGGGCCGCCTATCTGATTGGAGACGGCGCCGGCGTGGGGAAAGGCAGGACGATTGCCGGGATCATTTATGAGAACTACCTTCTGGGCAGGAAGAGATCTCTGTG GTTCAGCGTCTCAAACGATTTAAAGTACGACGCTGAACGAGACCTGAGGGACATCGGGGCCAAAAACATCCAGGTCCACTCTCTGAACAAG TTCAAATACGGCAAaatctcctccaaacacaacgGGAGTGTAAAGAAGGGCGTGATCTTCGCCACGTACTCGTCTCTGATTGGAGAGAGCCAGTCGGGCGGGAAGTACAAGACGCGcttccagcagctcctccacTGGTGCGGGGAGGACTTCGACGGAGTC ATCGTGTACGACGAGTGTCACAAAGCCAAAAACGTCTGCCCCATCGGGTCCTCCAAGCCGACCAAAACCGGCCTGGCGGTTCTGGAGCTGCAGAACAAGCTCCCCAAAGCTCGGGTCGTGTACGCCAGTGCAACGG GCGCCTCCGAGCCGCGGAACATGGCGTACATGAACCGGCTGGGCATATGGGGCCACAAGACGCCCTTCAGGGAGTTCAGCAACTTCATCCAGGCCGTGGAGCGCAG AGGCGTCGGCGCCATGGAGATCGTAGCGATGGACATGAAGCTCAGAGGAATGTACATCGCCAGGCAGCTGAGTTTCACCGGCGTGACCTTCAAGATCGAGGAGGTTCCTCTGAGTCAGCGCTACATCGACATGTACAACAAGTCCGTGCGGCTG TGGGTGCACGCGCGGGAGAGGTTCCAGCAGGCCGCCAGCCTCATGGATGCGGAGCAGCGGATGAAGAAGTCCATGTGGGGGCAGTTCTGGTCCGCCCACCAGAGGTTCTTCAAATACCTCTGCATCGCATCCAAAGTCCGCCGCGTCGTCCAGCTCACCCGGGAGGAGGTCCACAACGGAAAG TGTGTGGTGATCGGCCTCCAGTCCACCGGAGAGGCCAGAACGCTGGAGGCGttggaggaggggggaggagagctcAACGACTTTGTGTCGACGGCGAA GGGCGTATTGCAGTCCCTTGTCGAGAAGCACTTTCCCGCTCCGGACAGACAGAAGCTCTACAGCCTGCTGGGAATCGACCTCTCAGCGAAGAAGACGCCCTCCCCCAGCGACGCCACGGTGGAGCCGGAAAAGAAGGGACAGAAGAGAAAAG GTTCAGAGgtgaaaaagcagcagcagaagaagaagccccgcCTCCACGGCGGCCTGTCCGGTACCAGCTCAGAGGAGAGCGAGTCGGAAGAGTCCGGCAAAGACAGCGACGACAGCTTCAAGTCTGTCAGCTCTGCCGACGAAGACGACGACTTCAACCCGTTCAGAGACGAGTCTGACGACGAGGAGGAGGACG ACCCCTGGCTCATCCGGAAGGAGCCcaagaaagggaaaaagaagaaggaaaagaagaagaggaggaagagcatCGACCCAGACTCCATTCAAAGTGCCTTGTTGGCCTCCGGCCTGGGCTCCACCAGACCCGCTTTCACGgcacccgtcaacccccccagCGCGCCCGCCACAG TCAAAGCGGAGAGTCCGGACAGCTGTCTGACGAGTCAGGACGCGGTGGAGCACGCCCAGAAGATGAAGAGGGAGCtcctggaggagctggaggaggtggCCGAGGAGCTGCCCCCCAACACTCTGGACGAGCTCATCGACGAGCTGGGGGGCCCGGAAAATGTGGCAGAG ATGACCGGCAGGAAGGGACGCGTGGTCAGCAACGGCGACGGCAGCATCACCTACGAGTCCCGCTCCGAGCTGGACGTCCCGGTGGAGATCCTCAACCTCACCGAGAAGCAAAGGTTCATGGATGGAGAGAAG AACATAGCCATCATCTCAGAAGCCGCCAGCTCGGGAATCTCCCTGCAGGCCGATCGGCGCGTGAAGAACCAGCGGCGGAGAGTCCACATGACGCTGGAGCTGCCGTGGAGCGCCGACAGAGCCATCCAGCAGTTCG GAAGAACCCACCGGTCCAACCAGGTCACGGCTCCAGAGTACGTCTTCCTCATCTCAGAGCTGGCGGGAGAGCAGAGGTTTGCGTCCATCGTCGCCAAAAGACTGGAGAGCCTG GGGGCGCTTACGCACGGAGACCGGCGAGCAACGGAAACGCGAGATCTCAGCCGCTTCAACTTTGACAACAAG TATGGCAGAAACGCTCTGGAAATCGTGATGAAGTCCATCGTGAAGCTGGACGCCGCCTTGGTGCCGCCGCCCGCCGACTTCAAAGGGGATTTCTTCAAAG AAATCCAGAGCGGTCTGATCGGCGTGGGGCTCATCAGCGTGGAGGACAGGTCCGGCGCGCTCTCCCTCGACAAAG ACTACAACAACATCGGGAAGTTCCTGAACCGCATCCTGGGCATGGAGGTCCACCAGCAGAACGCTCTGTTCCAGTACTTCTCCGACACGCTGGCGGCCGTCATCCAGGAGGCCAAGAAGAACGGTCGATACGACATGGGCATTCTGG ACCTCGGCTCTGGCGACGAGAAGGTGAAGAAGATCGACTGCAGGAAGTTCCTGACCCCAGGTTACACCGCGTCGGGACACGTGGAGCTGCACACG GTCAGCGTGGAGCGAGGAATGTCCTGGGAGGAAGCCACACACGCGTGGGCGGAGCAGAACGGCTCGGACGACGGCTTCTACGTGcag aTGAGGAACAACAAGAAGACGGCGATCCTGGTGAAGGAGGTGAACCCTAAGAAGAGGCTGTTCCTGGTGTACCGGCCCAACACGGGCCGGCAGCTCAAGCTGGAGACCTACGTGGACATCAAGAAGAAGTTCAAAAAG GTTCTGTCGGAAGACGCCAAGCAGCACTGGACCGATCAGTACACGCTGTCGGCGAAAATCTGCTCCCACGCCTACTG GCGCGGCAACTGCAAGAAGGCGTCGGTGGGTCTGCAGTGCGAGGTGGGCCTCCGGTGCCGGTCCTACTACGTCCTGTGCGGCTCCGTGCTCAGCGTGTGGAACGAGCTGGAGGAGGTGCTCACGCCGGTGGGAGGGACCAACGTGAAGGTGCAGATCGTGCGCCTCAGAACAGACGACGGCCAGAGGATTGTGG GTCTGATCATTCCAGCGAACTGCGTCTCGCCGCTCATCAACAAGCTGTCCACGTCGGACCAGAGCCAGCAGCTGGCGGtgcaggagcagcagaagaGGCAGCAGCTTCACCCGCAGAGTCTCAGCCACGCCCTCAACACGTAG
- the sbno1 gene encoding protein strawberry notch homolog 1 isoform X1: MCNGWMEGPVERVKLPVQSRGLGRLKKCPHLQMDPGQDLLLAALSESGICPNDLGLLDVDPQDGTQPSTAQQSISISALDVGAGGESGEAARHEPPATLPIVTVRKPQPSTTTFVLNQLNQLPSLGSATTKPSVVNPIKHTITVTKVVHVANSVLRGSPTLSSSSVPPSVSAVVPSSKDQIQLKDLLRTGNVKTTVLKGNSLMELMKLKPPPDIAPPVATAAAVASPGETNNGIKKEVLVKDAPRIWIKDEAKLPNFIHSVKAPGMREEEEPEEEEEDELGHAETYAEYMPMKLKIGLRHPDPVVETSSLSSVNPPDVWYRLSIPEEVIDRGWLSALQLEAITYAAQQHETFLPSGDRAAYLIGDGAGVGKGRTIAGIIYENYLLGRKRSLWFSVSNDLKYDAERDLRDIGAKNIQVHSLNKFKYGKISSKHNGSVKKGVIFATYSSLIGESQSGGKYKTRFQQLLHWCGEDFDGVIVYDECHKAKNVCPIGSSKPTKTGLAVLELQNKLPKARVVYASATGASEPRNMAYMNRLGIWGHKTPFREFSNFIQAVERRGVGAMEIVAMDMKLRGMYIARQLSFTGVTFKIEEVPLSQRYIDMYNKSVRLWVHARERFQQAASLMDAEQRMKKSMWGQFWSAHQRFFKYLCIASKVRRVVQLTREEVHNGKCVVIGLQSTGEARTLEALEEGGGELNDFVSTAKGVLQSLVEKHFPAPDRQKLYSLLGIDLSAKKTPSPSDATVEPEKKGQKRKGSEVKKQQQKKKPRLHGGLSGTSSEESESEESGKDSDDSFKSVSSADEDDDFNPFRDESDDEEEDDPWLIRKEPKKGKKKKEKKKRRKSIDPDSIQSALLASGLGSTRPAFTAPVNPPSAPATVKAESPDSCLTSQDAVEHAQKMKRELLEELEEVAEELPPNTLDELIDELGGPENVAEMTGRKGRVVSNGDGSITYESRSELDVPVEILNLTEKQRFMDGEKNIAIISEAASSGISLQADRRVKNQRRRVHMTLELPWSADRAIQQFGRTHRSNQVTAPEYVFLISELAGEQRFASIVAKRLESLGALTHGDRRATETRDLSRFNFDNKYGRNALEIVMKSIVKLDAALVPPPADFKGDFFKEIQSGLIGVGLISVEDRSGALSLDKDYNNIGKFLNRILGMEVHQQNALFQYFSDTLAAVIQEAKKNGRYDMGILDLGSGDEKVKKIDCRKFLTPGYTASGHVELHTVSVERGMSWEEATHAWAEQNGSDDGFYVQMRNNKKTAILVKEVNPKKRLFLVYRPNTGRQLKLETYVDIKKKFKKVLSEDAKQHWTDQYTLSAKICSHAYWRGNCKKASVGLQCEVGLRCRSYYVLCGSVLSVWNELEEVLTPVGGTNVKVQIVRLRTDDGQRIVGLIIPANCVSPLINKLSTSDQSQQLAVQEQQKRQQLHPQSLSHALNT; encoded by the exons ATGTGTAATGGTTGGATGGAGGGACCGGTTGAGCGTGTGAAGCTCCCCGTTCAGAGTAGAGGACTGGGAAGGTTGAAAAAGTGTCCTCACTTGCAGATGGATCCTGGACAGGATTTACTTCTTGCTGCTCTGAGTGAGAGTGGGATCTGCCCAAATGATCTCGGCTTGTTAGACGTGGATCCTCAGGATGGGACGCAGCCTTCCACCGCCCAGCAA TCGATCTCTATCAGTGCGCTGGATGTCGGTGCTGGAGGAGAGTCGGGGGAGGCCGCTCGCCACGAGCCTCCCGCCACCCTCCCCATCGTTACAGTCAGG AAACCTCAGCCATCAACCACCACGTTTGTCTTAAACCAGCTGAACCAGCTGCCGTCGTTGGGAAGCGCCACGACCAAACCGTCTGTGGTCAACCCCATCAAACACACCATAACTGTCACTAAGGTGGTCCATGTGGCCAATTCAGTGCTGCGAGGTTCTCCCACCCTCTCGTCCTCCAGCGTTCCTCCATCCGTGTCCGCCGTAGTGCCTTCTAGCAAAGACCAG ATTCAGCTAAAAGACCTCCTCCGAACGGGAAACGTGAAGACCACGGTCCTGAAAGGCAACAGCCTGATGGAGCTCATGAAGCTCAAACCTCCACCCGACATCGCTCCACCTGTggcgacagcagcagcagtcgcCAGTCCAG GGGAAACGAACAACGGAATCAAGAAAGAGGTTTTGGTCAAAGATGCTCCCAGGATCTGGATCAAAGATGAAGCTAAACTTCCCAACTTCATCCACTCTGTG AAAGCTCCTGGGATGAGAGAAGAGGAAGAAcccgaggaggaagaggaagatgaaCTCGGCCATGCAGAGACGTATGCAGAGTACATGCCCATGAAAT TGAAGATCGGCCTGCGGCACCCGGATCCGGTGGTGGAGACCAGCTCTCTGTCCAGCGTGAACCCGCCGGACGTTTGGTACAGGCTGTCCATCCCGGAGGAGGTCATCGATCGGGGCTGGTTGTCGGCGCTGCAGCTGGAGGCCATCACGTATGCAGCTCAG CAACATGAAACATTCCTTCCCAGCGGCGACCGGGCCGCCTATCTGATTGGAGACGGCGCCGGCGTGGGGAAAGGCAGGACGATTGCCGGGATCATTTATGAGAACTACCTTCTGGGCAGGAAGAGATCTCTGTG GTTCAGCGTCTCAAACGATTTAAAGTACGACGCTGAACGAGACCTGAGGGACATCGGGGCCAAAAACATCCAGGTCCACTCTCTGAACAAG TTCAAATACGGCAAaatctcctccaaacacaacgGGAGTGTAAAGAAGGGCGTGATCTTCGCCACGTACTCGTCTCTGATTGGAGAGAGCCAGTCGGGCGGGAAGTACAAGACGCGcttccagcagctcctccacTGGTGCGGGGAGGACTTCGACGGAGTC ATCGTGTACGACGAGTGTCACAAAGCCAAAAACGTCTGCCCCATCGGGTCCTCCAAGCCGACCAAAACCGGCCTGGCGGTTCTGGAGCTGCAGAACAAGCTCCCCAAAGCTCGGGTCGTGTACGCCAGTGCAACGG GCGCCTCCGAGCCGCGGAACATGGCGTACATGAACCGGCTGGGCATATGGGGCCACAAGACGCCCTTCAGGGAGTTCAGCAACTTCATCCAGGCCGTGGAGCGCAG AGGCGTCGGCGCCATGGAGATCGTAGCGATGGACATGAAGCTCAGAGGAATGTACATCGCCAGGCAGCTGAGTTTCACCGGCGTGACCTTCAAGATCGAGGAGGTTCCTCTGAGTCAGCGCTACATCGACATGTACAACAAGTCCGTGCGGCTG TGGGTGCACGCGCGGGAGAGGTTCCAGCAGGCCGCCAGCCTCATGGATGCGGAGCAGCGGATGAAGAAGTCCATGTGGGGGCAGTTCTGGTCCGCCCACCAGAGGTTCTTCAAATACCTCTGCATCGCATCCAAAGTCCGCCGCGTCGTCCAGCTCACCCGGGAGGAGGTCCACAACGGAAAG TGTGTGGTGATCGGCCTCCAGTCCACCGGAGAGGCCAGAACGCTGGAGGCGttggaggaggggggaggagagctcAACGACTTTGTGTCGACGGCGAA GGGCGTATTGCAGTCCCTTGTCGAGAAGCACTTTCCCGCTCCGGACAGACAGAAGCTCTACAGCCTGCTGGGAATCGACCTCTCAGCGAAGAAGACGCCCTCCCCCAGCGACGCCACGGTGGAGCCGGAAAAGAAGGGACAGAAGAGAAAAG GTTCAGAGgtgaaaaagcagcagcagaagaagaagccccgcCTCCACGGCGGCCTGTCCGGTACCAGCTCAGAGGAGAGCGAGTCGGAAGAGTCCGGCAAAGACAGCGACGACAGCTTCAAGTCTGTCAGCTCTGCCGACGAAGACGACGACTTCAACCCGTTCAGAGACGAGTCTGACGACGAGGAGGAGGACG ACCCCTGGCTCATCCGGAAGGAGCCcaagaaagggaaaaagaagaaggaaaagaagaagaggaggaagagcatCGACCCAGACTCCATTCAAAGTGCCTTGTTGGCCTCCGGCCTGGGCTCCACCAGACCCGCTTTCACGgcacccgtcaacccccccagCGCGCCCGCCACAG TCAAAGCGGAGAGTCCGGACAGCTGTCTGACGAGTCAGGACGCGGTGGAGCACGCCCAGAAGATGAAGAGGGAGCtcctggaggagctggaggaggtggCCGAGGAGCTGCCCCCCAACACTCTGGACGAGCTCATCGACGAGCTGGGGGGCCCGGAAAATGTGGCAGAG ATGACCGGCAGGAAGGGACGCGTGGTCAGCAACGGCGACGGCAGCATCACCTACGAGTCCCGCTCCGAGCTGGACGTCCCGGTGGAGATCCTCAACCTCACCGAGAAGCAAAGGTTCATGGATGGAGAGAAG AACATAGCCATCATCTCAGAAGCCGCCAGCTCGGGAATCTCCCTGCAGGCCGATCGGCGCGTGAAGAACCAGCGGCGGAGAGTCCACATGACGCTGGAGCTGCCGTGGAGCGCCGACAGAGCCATCCAGCAGTTCG GAAGAACCCACCGGTCCAACCAGGTCACGGCTCCAGAGTACGTCTTCCTCATCTCAGAGCTGGCGGGAGAGCAGAGGTTTGCGTCCATCGTCGCCAAAAGACTGGAGAGCCTG GGGGCGCTTACGCACGGAGACCGGCGAGCAACGGAAACGCGAGATCTCAGCCGCTTCAACTTTGACAACAAG TATGGCAGAAACGCTCTGGAAATCGTGATGAAGTCCATCGTGAAGCTGGACGCCGCCTTGGTGCCGCCGCCCGCCGACTTCAAAGGGGATTTCTTCAAAG AAATCCAGAGCGGTCTGATCGGCGTGGGGCTCATCAGCGTGGAGGACAGGTCCGGCGCGCTCTCCCTCGACAAAG ACTACAACAACATCGGGAAGTTCCTGAACCGCATCCTGGGCATGGAGGTCCACCAGCAGAACGCTCTGTTCCAGTACTTCTCCGACACGCTGGCGGCCGTCATCCAGGAGGCCAAGAAGAACGGTCGATACGACATGGGCATTCTGG ACCTCGGCTCTGGCGACGAGAAGGTGAAGAAGATCGACTGCAGGAAGTTCCTGACCCCAGGTTACACCGCGTCGGGACACGTGGAGCTGCACACG GTCAGCGTGGAGCGAGGAATGTCCTGGGAGGAAGCCACACACGCGTGGGCGGAGCAGAACGGCTCGGACGACGGCTTCTACGTGcag aTGAGGAACAACAAGAAGACGGCGATCCTGGTGAAGGAGGTGAACCCTAAGAAGAGGCTGTTCCTGGTGTACCGGCCCAACACGGGCCGGCAGCTCAAGCTGGAGACCTACGTGGACATCAAGAAGAAGTTCAAAAAG GTTCTGTCGGAAGACGCCAAGCAGCACTGGACCGATCAGTACACGCTGTCGGCGAAAATCTGCTCCCACGCCTACTG GCGCGGCAACTGCAAGAAGGCGTCGGTGGGTCTGCAGTGCGAGGTGGGCCTCCGGTGCCGGTCCTACTACGTCCTGTGCGGCTCCGTGCTCAGCGTGTGGAACGAGCTGGAGGAGGTGCTCACGCCGGTGGGAGGGACCAACGTGAAGGTGCAGATCGTGCGCCTCAGAACAGACGACGGCCAGAGGATTGTGG GTCTGATCATTCCAGCGAACTGCGTCTCGCCGCTCATCAACAAGCTGTCCACGTCGGACCAGAGCCAGCAGCTGGCGGtgcaggagcagcagaagaGGCAGCAGCTTCACCCGCAGAGTCTCAGCCACGCCCTCAACACGTAG